One Henriciella litoralis genomic window carries:
- a CDS encoding tryptophan halogenase family protein, with protein MSTVASPLSRTDRSELKVLIVGGGTAGWMTAAALAKKLSPLGVSMTLVESRQIGTVGVGEATLPQIRDFNRMLEIDEAHLISRTKATIKLGIEFCDWGRPGDSYFHPFGAYGSAIGPADFHQYWIRQQLAGKAADFGSYCYAIMCARQDRFEVPNPKPESQIEAYSYAYQFDATLYGEFLAEYATDRGVKRVEGKIVDVEIDDETGFVTGVKLEDGQLIEADIFIDCSGFRGLIIEQALETGYDDWSNYLPCNRALAVPSEIRGEVGPYTRASAKTAGWQWRIPLQHRMGNGLVYCDAFISDQEASDELLSGLDGKALANPKQLYFKTGKRRKLWTRNCIAIGLSGGFLEPLESTSIDLIQSGIMNLLALFPGKACDPLDADEYNRLMDLEFERVRDFLMLHYVANQRGDVPFWREMRTMELPASLSDKIEAFRSRGLVPQYTDGLFLPPSWLSVFIGQNVHAEAYDPRVDVLTEAELDSALDDLRNSIAARVSNVASHANFLKANAEKVGQVT; from the coding sequence ATGAGTACAGTCGCCAGCCCGCTTTCGCGGACGGATCGCTCTGAATTGAAAGTGCTGATTGTCGGCGGCGGTACCGCGGGCTGGATGACGGCGGCTGCCCTTGCCAAAAAGCTGTCTCCACTTGGTGTTTCGATGACTCTGGTTGAGTCTCGGCAAATCGGCACTGTTGGCGTCGGTGAGGCGACCTTGCCCCAGATCCGGGACTTTAATCGCATGCTGGAGATCGATGAGGCGCACCTCATCAGCCGGACCAAGGCGACCATAAAGCTGGGCATTGAATTTTGCGATTGGGGGCGTCCGGGGGACAGTTATTTCCATCCGTTCGGAGCTTATGGAAGCGCGATCGGGCCTGCTGATTTTCATCAGTACTGGATCCGTCAGCAATTGGCGGGAAAGGCAGCGGATTTTGGCAGCTATTGCTACGCCATCATGTGTGCCCGCCAGGACCGGTTTGAAGTTCCCAATCCCAAGCCTGAGAGCCAAATCGAGGCCTATTCATACGCCTACCAGTTCGATGCGACTCTCTATGGTGAGTTTCTGGCCGAGTATGCGACAGATCGGGGCGTCAAACGGGTTGAAGGCAAGATCGTGGACGTCGAGATCGACGATGAGACGGGCTTTGTCACCGGCGTAAAACTGGAGGACGGGCAGCTTATAGAGGCCGATATCTTTATCGATTGCTCTGGCTTTCGCGGGCTGATCATCGAGCAGGCATTGGAAACCGGTTATGATGACTGGAGCAATTACCTGCCCTGCAATCGGGCGTTGGCCGTTCCGTCTGAAATAAGGGGTGAGGTTGGCCCTTATACGCGGGCGAGCGCAAAGACGGCTGGCTGGCAGTGGCGCATCCCGCTTCAGCACCGGATGGGCAACGGGCTGGTCTATTGCGACGCTTTCATCAGCGACCAGGAGGCCAGCGACGAGTTATTGTCCGGTCTTGATGGCAAAGCGCTGGCCAACCCCAAACAGCTTTATTTCAAGACCGGAAAGCGACGCAAACTCTGGACCCGCAACTGCATCGCTATCGGCTTGTCGGGCGGTTTTCTGGAGCCGCTGGAGTCGACCAGTATCGATCTCATTCAAAGCGGGATCATGAACCTTCTGGCGCTGTTTCCGGGCAAGGCCTGCGACCCGCTGGACGCAGACGAATACAACCGCCTAATGGACCTTGAGTTCGAACGTGTCCGCGACTTTCTGATGTTGCATTATGTCGCCAACCAGCGCGGCGATGTGCCCTTCTGGAGAGAGATGCGGACCATGGAGCTTCCTGCCTCCCTGTCAGACAAGATCGAGGCATTCCGGAGCCGGGGGCTTGTGCCACAGTATACCGATGGGCTGTTTCTGCCGCCAAGCTGGCTGTCTGTGTTTATTGGTCAGAATGTTCACGCAGAGGCTTACGATCCGCGGGTCGATGTCTTGACGGAGGCTGAGCTCGATAGCGCGCTGGACGATTTGCGTAATTCGATTGCCGCGCGCGTTTCCAATGTCGCGAGCCATGCTAACTTTCTGAAAGCGAACGCTGAAAAAGTGGGGCAGGTCACATGA
- a CDS encoding tryptophan 7-halogenase — protein MTSDASPLTSISVFGEAAAVWPVAAMLHASLPDNFRITVVEDAESNVSSQAAALPYEHPFLAAIGVLPQDLIDHCGGVYALGTEFQNWQTDGSQFFMAQSGDLPLINGVPIYQWMLSAARMRGQAARLAEFYAPFRFCAQAGLAGKIGFPDEGDQTPRAMLAPVIHFDRHKLSDFLKARLKDQLKAVIVGRPVSISRGPDAEAVASVRLEDGQSVDTDFFIVVSGKLSEVLDNKAAAATLPLGAADAFDLVVNMKSAAKSREARADSISLAKAAPESVIMQTSLKDVVLTEKLVLPGGDADMSADEAESSRAFNTGALAEPWTGNCLRLGLASACLGPFMAADFRLFSEQCLALGNLLPARTDMHVEAAAFNLKHCEVVEELRDFTSLPFHLSTRPEEVWADARSAEVTDSLKLRLEQFRSRGRFVPYEAEIFDRQNWIDTMIGCGVVPERADPFARPEDLPYVGPALQSIISEFGRTISQLPARG, from the coding sequence ATGACATCGGATGCTTCACCTTTGACGTCCATCTCCGTCTTCGGGGAGGCGGCGGCAGTGTGGCCTGTCGCGGCGATGCTGCACGCCAGTCTGCCAGACAATTTCAGGATCACGGTTGTGGAAGACGCTGAAAGCAATGTCTCATCTCAAGCCGCAGCTTTGCCCTACGAGCATCCTTTTCTGGCGGCCATTGGCGTGTTGCCACAGGATTTGATCGATCATTGCGGCGGGGTCTATGCGCTTGGGACTGAATTCCAGAACTGGCAAACGGATGGCAGCCAGTTCTTCATGGCTCAATCTGGTGACCTACCGCTCATCAACGGCGTCCCGATCTATCAATGGATGTTGTCGGCAGCCCGAATGAGGGGTCAGGCCGCAAGATTGGCGGAGTTCTACGCCCCTTTCAGGTTTTGTGCGCAGGCCGGCCTGGCTGGTAAGATAGGCTTTCCCGACGAAGGGGATCAGACGCCGAGAGCAATGCTGGCGCCAGTCATCCATTTTGATCGTCACAAACTTTCCGATTTTCTGAAAGCGCGTTTGAAGGATCAGTTGAAAGCAGTGATTGTCGGACGGCCGGTGTCGATAAGCCGTGGTCCAGACGCTGAAGCGGTGGCCTCTGTTCGGCTCGAAGATGGGCAAAGCGTAGATACTGATTTCTTCATCGTTGTGTCGGGCAAGCTCTCGGAGGTGCTGGATAATAAAGCCGCAGCTGCCACGCTCCCGCTGGGCGCCGCCGACGCATTTGATCTTGTTGTGAATATGAAGTCGGCGGCCAAGTCGCGAGAGGCTAGGGCTGACTCCATATCGCTGGCAAAGGCGGCGCCGGAGTCCGTCATTATGCAGACGTCTTTGAAAGATGTCGTATTGACCGAGAAGCTGGTTTTGCCCGGTGGCGACGCTGATATGTCTGCCGATGAAGCTGAATCGAGCCGAGCCTTCAACACAGGGGCCCTGGCTGAGCCATGGACCGGAAATTGCCTTCGGCTCGGTCTCGCCTCGGCCTGTCTCGGGCCCTTCATGGCGGCTGATTTTCGACTGTTTAGCGAGCAGTGCCTGGCGCTTGGCAATCTTCTGCCAGCCCGGACAGACATGCACGTCGAGGCGGCGGCGTTTAATCTCAAGCATTGCGAGGTCGTCGAAGAGCTTCGGGATTTCACCAGTTTGCCATTTCACTTGAGCACGAGACCGGAAGAAGTCTGGGCGGATGCGCGGTCCGCAGAGGTGACCGATAGTCTGAAATTACGCCTTGAGCAGTTCAGAAGCCGGGGTCGCTTCGTGCCCTATGAGGCCGAAATCTTCGACAGGCAGAACTGGATCGATACGATGATCGGCTGTGGTGTGGTGCCAGAACGCGCCGATCCGTTCGCGCGGCCCGAGGATCTGCCCTATGTCGGCCCGGCGCTTCAGAGCATTATTTCCGAATTTGGCCGAACGATCTCACAATTGCCTGCGCGCGGCTAA
- a CDS encoding serine/threonine-protein kinase — protein sequence MSTCTNCDTTLPDDAEFCPECGRKVGAVYSPAQTIGGLETVMPDNGKPTPSDTPMSVLSPGTIFAERYTIEGILGQGGMGVVYRAKDSASGETIALKLIHPNKIAGEKALQRLIEEGVITRKLRHPNIVAVYDVGAVNGQPYVTMEYVEGTSLRQWQRAMMQKQRDISYNVAARIVYEILEGLEAAHKAGVVHRDLKPENIILLDEPSAEGVSLRILDFGIARATKATTQADTGTGLGTPGYMAPEQRTNPDMVTPAADLFSVSVIFYELLVEVLPQGHWQAPSGGRSDVPPAIDALIESGLSLRPSNRPQSVAEYRKAAAQTGKKTLTPEPKTEKTKLPKWAIWSGAAVAGLVVVAMLSLLPVDEDEDSLNPCDGLSGSDYRDCIGVDDVEEEVVRRNTTPQNPYARLSGPWKDDWGSRFNIQVAPSGVLSGSGYGPDGSRLQLSGQLSTTPVTGQISAPAMGMTFVTQLRWDGGCHIDYVTYNRDGSINLTGRFHANHEPGAPCP from the coding sequence ATGTCAACATGTACCAATTGCGATACCACCCTGCCTGACGACGCGGAATTCTGTCCGGAGTGCGGACGGAAAGTGGGTGCGGTTTACAGTCCGGCACAGACCATTGGTGGGCTGGAGACTGTGATGCCGGATAATGGCAAGCCGACCCCGTCAGATACGCCGATGTCGGTTCTCAGCCCTGGGACAATCTTTGCGGAACGCTACACGATTGAAGGAATTCTCGGGCAGGGCGGCATGGGCGTCGTCTATCGGGCGAAGGACAGTGCATCCGGCGAAACCATTGCGCTGAAGCTCATTCACCCGAACAAGATTGCTGGCGAGAAGGCGCTGCAACGCCTGATCGAGGAAGGCGTGATCACCCGGAAGCTGCGCCATCCGAATATCGTTGCGGTATATGATGTCGGCGCGGTCAACGGGCAGCCCTATGTGACGATGGAATATGTCGAAGGGACGTCCCTTCGACAGTGGCAGCGCGCGATGATGCAGAAGCAGCGGGACATTTCCTACAATGTCGCTGCCCGCATCGTTTATGAAATCCTGGAGGGCCTCGAAGCGGCGCACAAGGCCGGCGTGGTGCACCGCGACCTTAAACCGGAAAACATCATCCTGCTCGATGAGCCGAGCGCGGAGGGCGTCAGCCTGCGTATTCTCGACTTCGGGATCGCGCGGGCAACCAAAGCCACGACCCAGGCCGATACGGGCACTGGGCTCGGCACGCCGGGCTATATGGCGCCGGAACAGCGTACCAATCCCGACATGGTGACCCCGGCAGCTGACCTGTTTTCCGTCTCTGTGATTTTCTACGAGCTGCTTGTTGAAGTCCTGCCGCAAGGTCATTGGCAGGCTCCATCCGGTGGCCGATCAGATGTTCCGCCAGCCATAGATGCATTGATTGAATCGGGTCTGTCGCTTCGCCCGTCCAACCGTCCGCAAAGTGTTGCGGAGTACCGGAAGGCCGCGGCCCAGACAGGCAAAAAGACGCTCACGCCAGAGCCAAAGACCGAAAAAACCAAACTGCCGAAATGGGCGATATGGAGCGGCGCGGCGGTCGCTGGCCTCGTTGTTGTGGCCATGCTCAGCTTGCTCCCCGTCGACGAAGATGAGGACAGTTTAAACCCTTGCGACGGTTTGAGTGGAAGCGACTATCGAGACTGCATCGGGGTTGACGATGTTGAAGAAGAAGTTGTTCGCAGAAATACGACACCCCAGAACCCGTATGCCCGTCTTTCCGGGCCCTGGAAGGATGACTGGGGGTCGCGTTTCAATATTCAAGTGGCGCCTTCAGGGGTTCTGTCGGGGTCTGGTTATGGACCTGATGGATCAAGGCTACAGCTGAGCGGTCAACTCTCGACGACGCCCGTTACAGGACAGATCAGTGCCCCCGCCATGGGGATGACGTTCGTGACGCAACTTCGCTGGGATGGCGGCTGTCACATCGACTATGTCACCTACAATCGAGACGGATCGATCAATCTGACGGGCAGGTTCCACGCCAACCATGAGCCGGGCGCGCCTTGCCCATGA
- a CDS encoding C1 family peptidase, which yields MSDHWNEQPLNGCLFETMPVEVPTLMTSHGSLPERIDLREFCSPVENQLTTNSCTANAIVGALEYHQRRAKQPQIDLSRLFVYYNARRLSETENQDVGSFIHHVMAAVLAYGACEERIWPFEMAMLKTRPTEAAYQNAMMHEAVQYARTPLGPIAMQALAAGLPVVFGAYFPSAYFDEAHRTGTMPQDAQRRERPASGHAMLIVGYDLPTKTWLVRNSWGEGYADKGYFRVPFDTMVSYSDPTHFWTIGAIEQTQGLSLSGPSVMGAQQKIQAQAKADMASVLAGKREDVRSELKSRLDEAKADFRSRLRSK from the coding sequence ATGTCAGACCACTGGAATGAGCAGCCGCTCAATGGATGCCTGTTCGAAACCATGCCGGTTGAAGTGCCGACACTCATGACGTCACATGGAAGCCTGCCGGAACGCATCGATCTCAGGGAATTCTGTTCGCCGGTCGAAAATCAGCTGACGACGAATTCCTGTACTGCGAATGCGATCGTTGGCGCGCTGGAATACCATCAGCGCCGGGCGAAACAGCCTCAGATCGATCTTTCACGCCTGTTTGTCTATTATAATGCACGCCGTCTGTCGGAGACGGAAAATCAGGATGTCGGCAGTTTCATCCATCATGTGATGGCGGCTGTGCTTGCCTATGGCGCCTGCGAAGAGCGCATCTGGCCATTTGAGATGGCAATGCTCAAAACCAGGCCGACCGAAGCGGCCTACCAGAATGCGATGATGCACGAGGCCGTCCAGTACGCCCGCACGCCGCTTGGCCCTATAGCCATGCAAGCGCTTGCGGCCGGATTGCCGGTTGTCTTCGGCGCCTACTTTCCGAGTGCCTATTTCGATGAGGCGCACAGGACAGGAACGATGCCGCAGGATGCACAGCGCAGAGAGCGTCCTGCTAGCGGTCATGCGATGCTGATTGTCGGTTATGACCTGCCAACCAAGACATGGCTTGTGCGCAATAGCTGGGGAGAGGGGTATGCCGACAAAGGGTATTTCCGCGTGCCGTTTGACACGATGGTCTCTTATTCTGACCCTACCCATTTCTGGACCATTGGCGCGATTGAGCAGACCCAGGGTCTGAGCCTCTCAGGGCCAAGTGTGATGGGCGCGCAGCAGAAAATTCAGGCGCAAGCGAAAGCAGACATGGCAAGCGTTCTTGCAGGAAAACGCGAGGATGTTCGAAGCGAGCTCAAATCGCGCCTTGATGAGGCCAAGGCGGACTTTCGCTCCCGGCTGCGAAGCAAATAG
- a CDS encoding metallophosphoesterase family protein: MDQGGTVTYVIGDVHGEAVRLARLHQLIFSHHSQGFEGRPIEIVHLGDYVDRGPDSAGVIEQVMELEQRRDVSVISLAGNHEEMLLKAVCSGSAAIYQHWLENGGQETLSSYQRHGEPSVPDRHLTWLKALPRIHVDEATRHVFVHAGIHPAEFPDENDSTYLWTRSSRFFDVEEWRGTAVEGWTVIHGHTPTRDGFPEDEAAEGLGRRINIDTGAVYGGRLTCAVLAPGRKVRFLFS, encoded by the coding sequence ATGGATCAGGGCGGTACAGTCACCTATGTCATCGGCGATGTGCACGGTGAAGCGGTGCGCCTGGCGCGTCTGCACCAGCTGATCTTTTCCCATCACAGTCAGGGCTTTGAAGGCCGGCCAATCGAGATTGTCCATCTGGGGGACTATGTGGATCGGGGCCCTGATAGTGCAGGCGTCATCGAGCAGGTCATGGAGCTGGAACAACGAAGGGATGTTTCCGTCATTTCACTCGCGGGAAACCATGAGGAGATGCTGCTCAAGGCGGTGTGCTCTGGTTCGGCGGCAATTTACCAACACTGGCTGGAAAATGGCGGCCAGGAAACACTTTCGAGCTATCAGCGGCACGGGGAACCCTCCGTGCCTGATCGCCATTTGACCTGGCTGAAGGCCCTGCCTCGTATCCACGTGGACGAGGCCACCAGGCATGTCTTTGTTCATGCTGGCATACACCCTGCCGAATTTCCTGATGAAAACGACAGCACCTATCTCTGGACGCGCTCAAGCCGGTTCTTCGACGTTGAGGAATGGAGGGGGACGGCGGTTGAGGGCTGGACGGTCATCCATGGGCATACCCCGACAAGAGACGGGTTTCCGGAGGATGAGGCGGCTGAAGGCCTGGGGCGCCGGATAAACATTGACACAGGGGCGGTCTATGGGGGGCGTTTGACCTGCGCCGTGCTGGCGCCCGGTCGCAAGGTCAGATTCCTGTTTTCGTAA